A genomic segment from Streptomyces sp. NBC_01233 encodes:
- a CDS encoding CpaF family protein, which yields MSLRSRVNTPDDRHSPREDGRLVSSYRAKLLEEIDLAEMSALAPAERRARLERVLGHIISREGPVLSTVERAQLIRRVVDEALGLGVLEPLLEDASISEIMVNGPDQIFVERAGRVEQLPLRFASHEQLMQTIERIVSTVNRRVDEANPMVDARLPSGERVNVIIPPLSLTGATLTIRRFPRAFTLHEMISLGSLDEQMLLLLSGLVAAKMNVIVSGATGTGKTTLLNALSGLIPEGERIITIEDSAELQLQQAHVIRLESRPPNVEGKGQITIRDLVRNSLRMRPDRIIVGEVRGGETLDMLQAMSTGHDGSLATVHANSSSDALMRLQTLASMSEVEIPFEALQDQINSAVNVIVQLTRFGDGSRRITEISILESHGREPFRITTVCRFAGQPMGSDGRVHGYFEYYPLPRRIAERLYMNNQPIPQAFGVALPDDPLTAPLATPHIPRTAL from the coding sequence ATGAGCCTGCGTTCCCGGGTCAACACCCCCGACGACCGCCACAGCCCCCGCGAGGACGGCCGACTGGTCTCCTCCTACCGCGCCAAGCTGCTGGAGGAGATCGACCTCGCCGAGATGTCCGCGCTCGCGCCCGCCGAGCGCCGGGCGCGCCTGGAGCGCGTACTCGGCCACATCATCAGCCGCGAAGGCCCCGTACTCTCCACCGTCGAGCGCGCGCAGCTGATCCGCCGGGTCGTCGACGAGGCCCTCGGGCTCGGTGTGCTCGAACCGCTCCTCGAAGACGCCTCGATCTCCGAGATCATGGTCAACGGCCCCGACCAGATCTTCGTCGAGCGCGCCGGCCGCGTCGAGCAGCTCCCCCTCCGCTTCGCCTCGCACGAGCAGCTGATGCAGACCATCGAGCGCATCGTCTCCACCGTCAACCGCCGTGTGGACGAGGCCAATCCGATGGTCGACGCCCGCCTGCCCAGCGGCGAGCGCGTCAACGTCATCATCCCGCCGCTCTCCCTGACCGGCGCCACCCTCACCATCCGCCGCTTCCCGCGCGCCTTCACCCTGCACGAGATGATCAGTCTCGGCTCGCTCGACGAGCAGATGCTGCTCCTGCTCTCCGGACTCGTCGCCGCGAAGATGAACGTGATCGTCTCCGGCGCCACCGGCACCGGCAAGACCACCCTCCTCAACGCCCTCTCCGGCCTGATCCCGGAGGGTGAGCGCATCATCACCATCGAGGACTCCGCCGAGCTCCAGCTCCAGCAGGCGCACGTCATCCGCCTCGAATCCCGCCCGCCGAACGTCGAGGGCAAGGGCCAGATCACCATCCGCGACCTGGTCCGGAACTCACTGCGCATGCGCCCCGACCGCATCATCGTCGGCGAGGTCCGCGGCGGCGAGACCCTCGACATGCTCCAGGCGATGTCCACCGGCCACGACGGCTCCCTCGCCACCGTCCACGCCAACAGTTCCTCGGACGCGCTCATGCGCCTGCAGACCCTCGCCTCCATGTCGGAGGTGGAGATTCCCTTCGAGGCGCTCCAGGACCAGATCAACAGCGCCGTGAACGTCATCGTCCAGCTCACCCGCTTCGGCGACGGCTCACGCCGCATCACGGAGATCTCCATCCTCGAATCGCACGGCCGCGAGCCCTTCCGGATCACGACCGTCTGCCGCTTCGCCGGCCAGCCCATGGGCTCGGACGGCCGCGTCCACGGCTACTTCGAGTACTACCCGCTGCCGCGCCGCATCGCCGAACGCCTCTACATGAACAACCAGCCCATCCCGCAGGCCTTCGGAGTCGCACTGCCCGACGACCCCCTCACGGCTCCCCTCGCCACCCCGCACATCCCCCGGACCGCTCTGTGA
- a CDS encoding type II secretion system F family protein, whose protein sequence is MNPLILLTLGATLLACVLVVAGLQAYVAGRAQRAALIERLSASGMPPPIGRRRRFQGVDRRLRKTKLGRRIELKLATTGLDLTPGEFFVYMLGSIAGVWLVASSLLAPFFGPVAGVIGIWAANAFLNWQRARRTERFINQLPDLARILANATQAGLALRTAIGIAAEELEAPAGEELARVADRLAVGHSIEESLGELTERLPSRELVVLVSTLVLSARAGGAIVDSLRNLTVTLEQRKETRREIRTQLSQVTVTAYLVPSIGLGSLLLVDMMMPGALDRMTGAFLGQTAVLIALGLFALGFLLIRRLSKIDV, encoded by the coding sequence GTGAACCCATTGATCCTCCTCACCCTCGGCGCCACGCTGCTCGCCTGCGTGCTCGTCGTCGCCGGCCTCCAGGCGTACGTCGCCGGGCGCGCCCAGCGCGCCGCCCTGATCGAGCGCCTCTCGGCGAGCGGAATGCCGCCGCCCATCGGGCGGCGGCGCCGCTTCCAGGGCGTCGACCGGCGGCTGCGCAAGACCAAGCTGGGCCGGCGCATCGAGCTGAAGCTGGCCACCACCGGCCTGGACCTCACCCCGGGCGAGTTCTTCGTCTACATGCTGGGTTCGATCGCGGGCGTCTGGCTCGTCGCGTCGTCCCTCCTCGCGCCGTTCTTCGGTCCGGTGGCGGGCGTGATCGGCATCTGGGCGGCGAACGCCTTCCTGAACTGGCAGCGGGCGCGGCGCACGGAACGGTTCATCAACCAGCTCCCCGACCTGGCCCGCATCCTCGCCAACGCCACCCAGGCCGGGCTGGCCCTGCGTACGGCCATCGGCATCGCGGCCGAGGAGCTGGAGGCGCCGGCGGGCGAGGAACTCGCGCGCGTCGCCGACCGCCTGGCCGTGGGCCACTCCATCGAGGAGTCCCTGGGCGAACTCACCGAACGTCTCCCGTCACGGGAACTGGTCGTCCTCGTCTCCACCCTCGTCCTGTCGGCCCGTGCGGGCGGCGCCATCGTGGACAGCCTGCGCAACCTGACGGTGACGCTGGAGCAGCGCAAGGAGACCCGTCGCGAGATCCGTACCCAGCTGTCCCAGGTGACGGTGACGGCGTACCTCGTCCCGTCGATCGGACTCGGCTCGCTGCTGCTGGTCGACATGATGATGCCGGGCGCGCTGGACCGGATGACGGGCGCGTTCCTCGGCCAGACGGCCGTCCTCATCGCCCTCGGCCTCTTCGCCCTGGGCTTCCTCCTCATCCGCCGCCTGTCGAAGATCGACGTCTGA
- a CDS encoding DUF5936 domain-containing protein, whose protein sequence is MTGILLALAVALSVLGAFHGIRLYRADVKLPTDLALALEVGATRTTAVGSLVDRLGIRWAPLVLSAMGPARVARKRRQIDMAGNPAGLTIDRYAARRAVYGALGALGAFSMLINGQLVAALLMVAFGLFWIEAGLWSAIRVRRDHIERTLPDFLDVLAVVVSAGLGFRQALARVADKYEGPWADEIRITLQQMDMGVSRRQAFDDLRRRNDSEQVAQFVTALQQGEELGSPIVDTLIAIAEDMRRTDAQNARRRAARAVPKATFAVTMFMLPGTLILLVCGFVYGANVDFGALFGGG, encoded by the coding sequence ATGACCGGAATTCTTCTCGCACTCGCCGTGGCCCTTTCCGTTCTCGGTGCCTTCCACGGCATCCGCCTCTACCGCGCGGACGTGAAACTGCCCACGGACCTCGCGCTGGCCCTGGAGGTCGGAGCCACCCGCACGACGGCGGTCGGCTCCCTCGTCGACCGCTTGGGCATCCGCTGGGCGCCGCTCGTACTGAGCGCGATGGGCCCGGCCCGGGTCGCCCGCAAGCGCCGTCAGATCGACATGGCGGGCAACCCGGCCGGCCTGACGATCGACCGCTACGCGGCCCGGCGGGCGGTGTACGGCGCCCTGGGCGCCCTCGGCGCCTTCTCGATGCTGATCAACGGCCAGCTGGTCGCCGCCCTCCTGATGGTGGCCTTCGGGCTCTTCTGGATCGAGGCCGGCCTGTGGTCGGCCATCAGGGTCCGCCGTGACCACATCGAGCGGACCCTGCCCGACTTCCTCGACGTGCTCGCCGTGGTGGTGAGCGCGGGGCTGGGCTTCCGGCAGGCGCTGGCCCGGGTGGCGGACAAGTACGAGGGCCCGTGGGCGGACGAAATCCGCATCACGCTCCAGCAGATGGACATGGGCGTCAGCCGCCGCCAGGCCTTCGACGACCTGCGCCGCCGCAACGACAGCGAACAGGTCGCACAGTTCGTGACGGCCCTCCAGCAGGGCGAGGAACTCGGCTCCCCGATCGTCGACACCCTGATCGCGATCGCCGAGGACATGCGCCGTACGGATGCCCAGAACGCCCGCCGCCGCGCGGCCCGGGCCGTCCCGAAGGCGACGTTCGCGGTGACCATGTTCATGCTCCCGGGCACGCTGATCCTGCTGGTCTGCGGCTTCGTCTACGGCGCGAACGTCGACTTCGGCGCGCTGTTCGGGGGTGGCTGA
- a CDS encoding response regulator transcription factor, whose product MARLSVLIADGNPVIRAGLAAILCAAEDLDVTAQAEDGREALSLTRRHAPDVILLDVRMPGVDGISALPHLVQLAPVLMLTYSREAEIICEALSLGAGGYLVHGEFTADELLRAVRDAPLGRPHFTPTAASALLAELRASSHPQRAVAQSSERMHNSVVFGLSSREVEIMDLIASGMSNQQIAAACFISEKTVKNHINRIFAKLQSATRSEAIARWLGTARPGVTGHG is encoded by the coding sequence ATGGCGCGGCTGAGCGTGCTCATCGCCGACGGCAACCCGGTCATCAGGGCGGGCCTGGCGGCCATCCTGTGCGCGGCGGAGGACCTCGACGTGACGGCCCAGGCGGAGGACGGCCGCGAGGCACTGAGCCTGACCCGTCGGCACGCCCCGGACGTGATCCTGCTGGACGTCCGGATGCCGGGCGTGGACGGGATATCGGCGCTGCCGCACCTGGTGCAGCTGGCTCCCGTACTGATGCTGACGTACAGCAGGGAAGCCGAAATCATCTGCGAGGCCCTGTCGTTGGGCGCCGGGGGCTACCTCGTGCACGGGGAGTTCACGGCGGACGAGCTGCTGAGGGCGGTACGGGACGCCCCACTGGGCCGCCCCCACTTCACCCCGACCGCCGCGAGCGCCCTGCTCGCGGAACTCCGGGCCTCTTCGCATCCGCAACGAGCTGTGGCACAGTCTTCTGAGCGGATGCACAACTCTGTTGTCTTCGGGCTGAGTTCCCGGGAGGTGGAGATCATGGATCTGATCGCGTCCGGGATGAGCAATCAGCAGATCGCGGCCGCCTGCTTCATCAGCGAGAAGACGGTGAAGAACCACATCAACCGCATCTTCGCGAAGCTCCAGAGCGCCACGCGCAGCGAGGCGATAGCCCGCTGGCTGGGAACCGCCCGTCCAGGAGTGACCGGTCATGGGTAG
- a CDS encoding pilus assembly protein TadG-related protein produces MGDSGSNDQGQAFPIYVVLVVGVLFAAFAFFAVGQASVTRSDAQGAADAAALAAAREARDAAFTDLDLAALNPADWEKLLRGDLLSGRGACAAAASFAAKNNAVSECEPSLPRFTVNVTTNRTVGGSVIPGTEGMKGTANATALIEPRCTLGVAPTPSATKPPGGDSPPKPDQIKFQCKGGEPVQLDPLRPGSLRTLARSLFSVRLVD; encoded by the coding sequence GTGGGCGACAGCGGGTCCAACGACCAAGGGCAGGCCTTCCCGATCTATGTCGTGCTTGTCGTCGGTGTGCTCTTCGCTGCGTTCGCGTTCTTCGCAGTGGGGCAAGCCTCCGTCACCCGCAGCGATGCGCAAGGCGCTGCTGATGCAGCAGCGTTGGCGGCGGCCCGAGAGGCCAGGGATGCGGCCTTTACTGATCTCGATCTTGCGGCCTTGAACCCGGCGGATTGGGAGAAGCTCCTGAGGGGGGACCTCCTCAGCGGTAGGGGAGCCTGCGCTGCGGCGGCGAGCTTCGCGGCCAAGAACAACGCCGTGTCCGAGTGCGAGCCGTCCCTTCCTCGCTTCACCGTCAATGTGACGACCAACAGGACGGTGGGAGGCTCTGTGATCCCGGGAACCGAAGGTATGAAGGGCACAGCGAATGCCACGGCCCTGATCGAACCGCGCTGCACGTTGGGGGTCGCTCCAACGCCCAGTGCGACGAAACCACCCGGCGGTGATAGCCCGCCAAAGCCTGACCAGATCAAGTTTCAGTGCAAGGGGGGCGAGCCCGTCCAGCTTGACCCGCTGAGGCCTGGATCCCTGCGCACGCTGGCACGAAGCTTGTTCAGTGTGCGTTTGGTCGACTGA
- a CDS encoding OmpA family protein, giving the protein MTTRHRTIAATAVAGLVIAGVNLIGAGVAHADDVKPSVPPGTEPSASAPVPIDSNAPGLKIPQGGTLAPVKVLDIAEVVEDLGGEQRRQETNQTVMMALQSEVLFPEDSAVFNAQAAARIQAIANEINTQKATRIRVFGFTDDQGSYEHGKELSKKRADAVQAELAKTVTDPNVVFDVRGYSEDYPIADNGTEEGRKKNRRVEITFPRGTGG; this is encoded by the coding sequence ATGACCACACGACATCGCACCATCGCCGCTACAGCCGTAGCCGGTCTCGTCATAGCCGGTGTCAACCTGATCGGGGCCGGCGTCGCCCATGCCGATGACGTCAAGCCGTCCGTACCTCCCGGCACCGAGCCCTCCGCCTCCGCCCCCGTCCCCATCGACTCCAACGCCCCCGGGCTGAAGATCCCGCAAGGGGGGACGCTCGCGCCCGTCAAGGTGCTGGACATCGCCGAGGTCGTCGAGGACCTCGGTGGGGAGCAGCGGCGGCAGGAGACCAATCAGACTGTCATGATGGCGCTGCAGTCCGAAGTGTTGTTCCCCGAGGACAGTGCCGTGTTCAACGCTCAGGCCGCCGCGCGGATCCAGGCCATTGCCAATGAGATCAACACGCAGAAAGCCACCCGCATCCGCGTCTTCGGGTTCACCGACGACCAGGGCAGCTATGAGCACGGCAAGGAGCTCTCCAAGAAGCGGGCCGATGCCGTGCAGGCCGAGCTGGCCAAGACCGTCACCGATCCGAACGTCGTCTTCGACGTCCGCGGCTACAGCGAGGACTACCCGATCGCCGACAACGGCACCGAGGAGGGCCGCAAGAAGAACCGCCGGGTCGAGATCACCTTCCCCCGCGGTACGGGCGGCTGA
- a CDS encoding helix-turn-helix domain-containing protein, translating into MGVRTSPTERQRRLGAELKRMRLSADVSAETAAGLLHVDRSRLSQMEQGYRGISIDRLRTLACNCECTDEAYVKALSAMAEPNQRGWWDRYRGSLPAGLLDIAELEAHSPHLRTALAVHIPGLLQTFDHALAIFGVAVPQLPDRELAMRLEFRIERQQVLEGATPARYTGIVHEAALRMQFGGTQVAKAQLEHLLRMSEQDNIAILAIPFSAGAFPGSGQTLTYAEGPVPQLDTVQVDSTHGPEYLHGEAQLAKYRAHLDWMEKITLSPQRTRDLIHSIAQEL; encoded by the coding sequence ATGGGGGTCAGAACATCTCCGACAGAGCGGCAGCGCCGACTGGGAGCAGAACTGAAGCGGATGCGGCTCTCTGCCGACGTGTCCGCGGAGACCGCGGCCGGGCTGCTCCACGTCGACCGGTCCCGCCTCTCACAGATGGAGCAGGGCTACCGAGGCATCAGCATCGACCGGCTGCGCACCCTGGCCTGCAACTGCGAATGCACCGACGAGGCGTACGTCAAGGCCCTGTCGGCGATGGCCGAGCCCAACCAACGGGGGTGGTGGGACCGCTACCGAGGTTCCCTGCCTGCCGGGTTGCTCGACATCGCCGAGCTGGAGGCTCACTCACCACATCTGCGTACCGCGTTGGCAGTCCACATCCCTGGGCTGCTCCAGACCTTCGATCACGCCCTCGCCATTTTCGGCGTCGCCGTGCCGCAGCTACCGGATCGCGAGCTCGCGATGCGACTCGAATTCCGAATCGAACGCCAGCAGGTACTTGAGGGCGCCACCCCTGCCCGGTACACCGGGATCGTGCACGAAGCGGCTCTGCGCATGCAGTTCGGTGGAACGCAGGTAGCGAAGGCGCAACTGGAACATCTGCTGCGCATGTCCGAGCAGGACAACATCGCAATCCTCGCCATCCCGTTCAGCGCGGGCGCCTTCCCCGGCTCTGGACAGACGCTGACCTACGCCGAGGGGCCCGTGCCCCAGTTGGACACCGTCCAGGTCGACAGCACACACGGGCCCGAATATCTGCACGGTGAGGCACAGTTGGCAAAGTACCGGGCACACCTGGACTGGATGGAGAAGATCACTCTGTCTCCACAACGCACGCGGGACCTCATCCACTCCATCGCGCAGGAACTCTGA
- a CDS encoding ATP-binding protein codes for MSTHPFIACPVSPPEPAGGEPPALDTLTCSLTIPGEPLSAQIARVAVGSVLHAYRLDPLAPAAAQVTGELVAAAWRLDPGRGLYLSVRYRDDSLRLTVYDGHAPHAHPRLAAHCEARRRAALRLMGAVVRECGGAWGFGESREPGGGTRTWASLPRSGAAAYLAD; via the coding sequence ATGTCCACCCACCCCTTCATCGCCTGTCCGGTGTCCCCGCCCGAGCCCGCCGGCGGTGAGCCGCCCGCGCTCGACACGCTCACGTGCAGCCTGACCATCCCCGGGGAGCCGCTCAGCGCCCAGATCGCGCGGGTCGCCGTAGGGTCCGTCCTGCACGCGTACCGGCTCGATCCGCTCGCGCCCGCCGCCGCGCAAGTCACCGGCGAACTGGTCGCCGCGGCCTGGCGGTTGGACCCCGGGCGGGGCCTGTACCTGTCCGTCCGCTACCGGGACGACTCGCTCCGGCTGACCGTCTACGACGGCCACGCGCCCCACGCCCACCCCCGGCTGGCCGCCCACTGCGAGGCCCGGCGGCGGGCGGCGCTGCGGCTCATGGGTGCGGTGGTCCGGGAGTGCGGCGGGGCCTGGGGCTTCGGAGAGTCCCGCGAGCCCGGCGGCGGGACCCGGACCTGGGCGAGCCTGCCGAGGTCCGGGGCCGCTGCGTACCTCGCGGACTGA
- a CDS encoding IS256 family transposase: MALSQSDLLRLLESLRSADGLELVRGIAERMLQELIEAEAAAHIGAGWNEHTEARTALRNGHREKTLTTQAGDLELAIPKLRAGSFFPSLLERRRRIDQALYAVIVEAYVHGVSTRSVDDLVKALGADTGISKSEVSRICADLDEPLTAFRTRPLDHTRFPYMYLDATYCKARVNHQIVSRAVVVATGITEDGGREVLGVMVGDSETEAFWAEFLRSLRERGLTGVRLVLSDSHSGLVKAIRKVMLGAAWQRCRVHFLRNVFAVIPKEATEMVAATIRTVFAQPTQDAVRTQLDTVAEMLGKQFPKVKQMLLDAKDDLTAFAAFPERHWKKIQSTNPLERINREIKRRTDVVQVFPNDDALLRLVTAVLFELHDEWIAFPRRYLPEGSMDEIYPTELPKSAPAPPNATNAPTE; the protein is encoded by the coding sequence GTGGCCCTGTCCCAGTCTGACCTATTACGCCTGCTGGAGTCACTACGCTCGGCAGACGGACTCGAACTCGTCCGCGGCATCGCCGAGCGGATGCTGCAGGAGCTGATCGAGGCCGAGGCCGCTGCCCACATCGGTGCCGGCTGGAACGAGCACACCGAGGCCCGTACCGCCTTGCGCAACGGGCACCGCGAGAAGACGCTCACCACCCAGGCCGGCGACCTGGAGCTGGCCATCCCCAAACTGCGCGCCGGAAGCTTCTTCCCCAGCCTGCTGGAGCGCCGGCGCCGGATCGACCAGGCCCTGTACGCGGTCATCGTGGAGGCCTACGTCCATGGCGTGTCCACCCGGTCGGTGGACGACTTGGTCAAGGCCCTGGGCGCGGACACCGGGATCTCCAAGAGCGAGGTCTCCCGGATCTGCGCGGACCTGGACGAGCCGCTGACCGCCTTCCGCACCCGGCCGCTGGACCACACCCGCTTCCCCTACATGTACCTGGACGCCACCTACTGCAAGGCACGCGTGAACCACCAGATCGTCTCTCGCGCCGTGGTCGTCGCCACCGGGATCACCGAGGACGGCGGCCGCGAGGTCCTGGGCGTCATGGTCGGCGACAGCGAGACCGAGGCGTTCTGGGCCGAGTTCCTGCGCTCCCTGCGCGAACGCGGCCTGACCGGGGTCCGCCTGGTCCTGTCCGACAGCCATTCCGGCCTGGTCAAGGCGATCCGCAAGGTCATGCTCGGCGCCGCGTGGCAGAGATGCCGTGTTCATTTCCTGCGAAATGTCTTCGCGGTGATTCCGAAGGAGGCGACCGAGATGGTCGCCGCAACCATCCGCACAGTCTTCGCCCAGCCCACCCAGGACGCGGTCCGCACCCAGCTCGACACCGTCGCCGAGATGCTCGGCAAGCAGTTCCCCAAGGTCAAACAGATGCTCCTGGACGCCAAGGACGACCTGACCGCCTTCGCGGCCTTCCCGGAACGGCACTGGAAGAAGATCCAGTCCACCAACCCGCTCGAACGGATCAACCGCGAGATCAAGCGCCGCACCGACGTCGTCCAGGTCTTCCCCAACGACGACGCCCTCCTGCGACTGGTCACAGCCGTGCTCTTCGAACTGCACGACGAATGGATCGCCTTCCCCCGCCGCTACCTGCCCGAGGGAAGCATGGACGAGATCTACCCCACCGAGCTCCCTAAAAGCGCCCCCGCACCACCCAACGCCACCAACGCGCCCACCGAGTGA
- a CDS encoding SCO4225 family membrane protein has translation MTARTLVRLTFANPASLIYLGLVGAAVAVATAVTLFAPDPGFVWVLPALCAFPLVLFMGLAHSGDGQPETWLFVTELVLCVLIQSLVLGTIVEASRGRLRRGTPRTPTS, from the coding sequence ATGACCGCTCGCACGCTCGTCCGCCTCACCTTCGCGAACCCCGCTTCGCTGATCTACCTGGGCCTCGTCGGCGCCGCCGTGGCCGTCGCGACGGCGGTCACGCTGTTCGCCCCGGATCCTGGCTTCGTATGGGTGCTGCCCGCCCTGTGCGCGTTCCCGCTCGTCCTCTTCATGGGGCTGGCCCATTCCGGGGACGGCCAGCCCGAGACGTGGCTCTTCGTCACCGAGCTCGTCCTCTGCGTACTGATCCAGTCGCTCGTCCTCGGAACGATCGTGGAGGCCTCCCGCGGCCGCCTCCGGCGCGGCACTCCCCGTACTCCGACCAGCTAG
- a CDS encoding carboxymuconolactone decarboxylase family protein, protein MEARLNFYGNAVATKFGRYINSAGKVISDSALPHATQELVKLRASQINGCGFCTDMHFKDASHAGEDAVRLNLVAAWREAKVFTDAERAALELTEQGTRIADAAGGVTDEAWAEAAKHYDEDQLAALVSLIALINTYNRMNVIVQQPAGDYQPGQFG, encoded by the coding sequence ATGGAAGCGCGTCTCAACTTCTACGGCAACGCGGTCGCGACCAAGTTCGGCCGGTACATCAACTCCGCGGGCAAGGTCATCTCGGACTCGGCCCTGCCGCACGCCACACAGGAGCTGGTGAAGCTCCGGGCCAGCCAGATCAACGGCTGCGGATTCTGCACCGACATGCACTTCAAGGACGCCTCGCACGCAGGGGAGGACGCGGTGCGGCTCAACCTGGTCGCGGCCTGGCGCGAGGCGAAGGTGTTCACCGACGCCGAGCGGGCGGCCCTGGAGCTGACCGAGCAGGGCACCCGCATCGCCGACGCGGCGGGCGGCGTCACGGACGAGGCCTGGGCCGAGGCCGCCAAGCACTACGACGAGGACCAGCTGGCCGCGCTGGTCTCCCTCATCGCGCTGATCAACACGTACAACCGCATGAACGTGATCGTCCAGCAGCCGGCGGGCGACTACCAGCCGGGCCAGTTCGGCTGA
- a CDS encoding TetR/AcrR family transcriptional regulator, with protein sequence MDDEEARTRLLDAAEELFYRHGIQAVGMDRIRAASGVPLKRLYRVFPAKESLVTAYLERRDRRWLDSLRTAALAPAEPRARVLAVFDWLADWFAEPDFRGCAFLNAYGELGAAAPEIVRIHKAELHALLAGLTADPALADRLLILTEGATTVATLTPGPEPAHRAREIAELLLGK encoded by the coding sequence ATGGACGACGAAGAGGCACGGACCCGACTGCTGGACGCCGCGGAGGAGCTGTTCTACCGGCACGGCATCCAGGCCGTCGGCATGGACCGCATCCGCGCCGCCTCCGGGGTCCCCCTCAAGCGCCTGTACCGGGTCTTCCCCGCGAAGGAATCCCTGGTCACGGCCTACCTGGAACGCCGCGACCGGCGGTGGCTGGACTCCCTGCGCACCGCGGCCCTCGCCCCGGCGGAGCCGCGGGCGCGGGTGCTCGCGGTCTTCGACTGGCTGGCGGACTGGTTCGCCGAGCCCGACTTCCGGGGCTGCGCGTTCCTCAACGCGTACGGAGAACTGGGCGCGGCGGCCCCGGAGATCGTCCGCATCCACAAGGCGGAACTCCACGCCCTGCTGGCCGGCCTGACCGCCGATCCGGCCCTCGCCGACCGGCTCCTGATCCTGACCGAGGGAGCGACGACGGTGGCGACCCTCACCCCCGGCCCGGAGCCGGCCCACCGGGCCCGGGAAATCGCGGAGCTCCTCCTGGGCAAGTGA